From one Desulfonatronovibrio magnus genomic stretch:
- a CDS encoding ATP-binding protein gives MSTYRVMLRLNPWIEDKFAWPGYAVRHLPENYIVRALGPELSKDKVTLIIGPRQAGKSTLAWKAISNSHNPFIFINCEEQILKEACSSPALFLDEMDKLVPDAAGYFFEEAQHLEEAGLFLKGLVDLKPGKKILVTGSSSYHLKSKTRESLAGRAIRHVLLPFGFRELVPVNRSETVVRMKAQEIWSELALYGGYPEVWLSTSKQDVLGRLTEAFVLRDASDLYHIKNSSAFRKLMKLAASQVGNLTNYSSFAENLGISVNTVTQYLSILEESHIIRLVPPFAGGKRAEITSRPKIFFLDNGIRNYLFGGFDDLANRGDSGQLMENLVFSELCKSLNMLNDQIYYWRSTSGAEVDFVLESGNQLVGVEVKSGAMKRPRLSRSLRSFIEAYKPDKVYVVNNELEMSINVQGIEVIFIPGSQFFVKDGEFSGG, from the coding sequence ATGAGCACCTACAGAGTCATGCTGCGCCTTAATCCCTGGATCGAAGACAAATTTGCCTGGCCTGGATATGCTGTCCGTCATTTACCGGAAAATTACATTGTTAGAGCTCTTGGTCCAGAATTAAGTAAGGACAAGGTGACCTTGATTATCGGACCTAGGCAGGCAGGAAAGTCAACTCTCGCCTGGAAAGCCATCAGCAACTCTCATAATCCCTTTATCTTTATAAACTGCGAAGAACAAATTCTGAAAGAAGCCTGCTCATCTCCAGCCTTATTCTTAGATGAGATGGATAAGCTGGTTCCTGATGCAGCAGGATACTTTTTTGAGGAAGCACAGCATCTTGAGGAAGCTGGACTTTTTTTGAAAGGGTTAGTTGACCTGAAGCCTGGGAAAAAAATACTGGTTACTGGCTCATCCAGTTACCACCTTAAGTCTAAAACCAGGGAATCCCTGGCCGGACGTGCTATCAGGCATGTTCTGCTCCCTTTTGGATTCAGAGAGCTTGTTCCAGTAAACAGGTCTGAAACAGTGGTCAGAATGAAAGCTCAGGAAATTTGGAGTGAGCTTGCTCTTTACGGAGGTTACCCTGAAGTCTGGCTCAGCACAAGCAAACAAGATGTTCTGGGAAGACTAACAGAAGCCTTTGTACTCAGAGATGCGTCAGACCTTTATCATATCAAAAATTCATCGGCATTCAGGAAGCTGATGAAGTTGGCGGCTTCTCAAGTTGGTAATCTGACAAACTATTCCAGTTTTGCTGAAAATCTGGGTATCAGCGTAAATACGGTCACCCAGTATCTAAGCATCCTCGAAGAAAGCCACATTATCAGGCTTGTGCCTCCTTTTGCAGGCGGCAAGCGAGCGGAGATAACTTCCCGTCCCAAAATTTTCTTTCTGGATAATGGGATAAGGAATTATCTTTTTGGAGGATTTGATGACCTGGCAAACAGGGGGGATAGCGGTCAGCTAATGGAAAACCTGGTTTTCTCTGAACTATGCAAATCTTTAAACATGCTTAATGATCAGATTTATTATTGGAGGAGCACTTCAGGTGCTGAAGTGGATTTTGTCCTGGAATCCGGGAACCAGCTTGTGGGCGTAGAAGTCAAGTCTGGAGCAATGAAAAGACCAAGGCTCAGCAGATCACTCAGAAGTTTTATTGAGGCTTATAAGCCGGATAAAGTGTATGTGGTCAATAATGAGCTGGAAATGTCAATTAATGTCCAGGGTATAGAGGTGATTTTCATCCCTGGCAGTCAGTTTTTTGTAAAGGATGGGGAATTTTCAGGGGGATAG
- a CDS encoding lytic transglycosylase domain-containing protein encodes MILRTILVVISTFMLMACATTSADKSKKTDDPSVSRATDTDGLSFEADLASRMLDHDNLDLTPERLQELQKESLTKTEEKVLDAEVGFDFFLDAQETQAMENYFKMFTHTHRHTFENWLKRSETFLPYIKGVFQERGLPTDLIYLPFAESGFNAWAYSRAGAAGLWQFMPATGRHYGLRVDWWMDERRNPYLSTHSAADYLEKLFNDFDDWYLALAAYNAGEGRVSRAMVRSGHDNYFDLIQGPYLARETRNYVPKFLAILKIVHNLEELGFEPINWDNAPDLREIEVQPGTDLLALANACNMDWDDFRHLNPAFRRQVSPSNAAVDVMVPAAQYELANNFLQSPDSRPFAGYQRYQVGRGDSWWRISNRFGVPVNVLKAVNNTNSNLLRVGQYVIVPAGGSGAQVASSTTQDHAQRRATYIVQRGDTLSEISSKFNVNLATLMASNGINNPRSLRAGQRLYIPGPTQAAQEQGRQVEYQVRRGDTIWGIARRFGVEPRDLQRWNNISGNQIIRPGDSLRVYVR; translated from the coding sequence ATGATCTTAAGAACTATTCTGGTTGTAATCAGTACATTTATGCTGATGGCCTGCGCGACTACTTCTGCGGACAAGTCCAAAAAAACGGACGATCCTTCGGTTTCTCGTGCAACTGATACAGATGGATTATCCTTTGAGGCTGATCTGGCATCCAGAATGCTGGACCATGATAATCTGGACCTGACTCCTGAGAGGTTGCAGGAACTTCAGAAGGAATCCCTTACTAAAACTGAAGAAAAGGTTCTGGATGCAGAGGTAGGTTTTGATTTTTTCCTGGATGCCCAGGAGACCCAGGCTATGGAAAATTACTTCAAGATGTTCACACATACCCACAGGCACACCTTTGAAAACTGGCTCAAGAGATCTGAAACATTTCTGCCTTATATAAAGGGCGTTTTTCAGGAAAGGGGTCTTCCTACTGATTTAATCTATCTGCCTTTTGCAGAAAGTGGTTTTAATGCCTGGGCCTACTCCCGGGCTGGAGCTGCCGGTTTATGGCAGTTCATGCCTGCTACAGGCAGACATTATGGACTGCGCGTGGACTGGTGGATGGATGAACGTCGCAATCCATATCTTTCCACCCATTCCGCAGCCGACTATCTGGAAAAGCTGTTCAATGACTTTGATGACTGGTATCTCGCTCTGGCCGCTTATAACGCTGGTGAAGGAAGGGTATCAAGAGCCATGGTCAGGAGCGGTCATGACAATTATTTTGATCTGATTCAGGGACCATACCTTGCGAGAGAAACAAGAAACTATGTTCCAAAGTTTCTGGCTATTTTGAAGATTGTGCATAATTTGGAAGAGTTGGGCTTTGAGCCAATAAACTGGGATAATGCACCTGATCTGCGAGAAATTGAGGTTCAGCCTGGAACTGATCTTCTGGCCCTGGCCAACGCCTGCAATATGGACTGGGATGATTTCAGGCATCTCAATCCTGCTTTTCGCAGACAGGTCAGCCCATCTAATGCTGCGGTTGATGTCATGGTCCCGGCTGCTCAGTATGAATTGGCAAATAACTTTTTACAAAGCCCGGATTCACGTCCTTTTGCCGGTTATCAGCGTTACCAGGTCGGGAGAGGTGATTCATGGTGGCGTATTTCCAACCGCTTTGGTGTACCAGTCAATGTGCTTAAAGCGGTAAATAACACCAATTCCAATCTGCTGAGGGTGGGACAGTATGTAATTGTTCCAGCTGGAGGATCTGGAGCTCAGGTTGCTTCCTCAACGACACAAGACCACGCCCAGCGCAGAGCAACGTATATTGTGCAGCGTGGAGACACTCTTTCAGAAATTTCATCAAAGTTTAATGTCAATCTGGCAACCCTGATGGCATCCAATGGTATTAATAATCCAAGATCCTTAAGAGCCGGCCAGAGGCTCTACATTCCAGGGCCCACCCAGGCTGCTCAGGAGCAGGGCCGGCAGGTTGAATATCAGGTTAGAAGAGGAGACACTATCTGGGGGATAGCCAGGCGCTTTGGGGTTGAACCTCGTGATCTGCAACGGTGGAATAATATCTCAGGGAATCAGATAATCAGGCCGGGTGACAGTTTGAGGGTCTATGTGAGGTAG
- a CDS encoding TrmH family RNA methyltransferase, with translation MKNDFLPGRKPVYEFISASPEQVDLVLVKKPVSKEFNRILDKCRQHNIKYRLSSAQEMDRIFKGHNGILARLKTIKSADADMIRLKSSTSLFPVVLALDQVQDAGNLGALCRTMTAFGGMGIITPKDRSAHPGAGAMKASAGAMTRIDLAQVTNLARTLDDYRDNGLWIYGAVAREGTSCFEMEFNFPAVLVLGGEEKGIRPNVLKRCHEQIHIPMPGGFESLNVAQAGAVILGQMLRMTTVAGI, from the coding sequence ATGAAAAACGACTTTCTCCCTGGCAGAAAGCCAGTCTATGAATTCATTTCAGCATCACCGGAACAAGTAGATCTCGTACTCGTCAAAAAGCCGGTTTCTAAGGAGTTCAACCGCATACTGGATAAGTGCCGCCAGCACAATATCAAATACCGACTGAGCTCTGCCCAGGAAATGGACAGAATTTTCAAAGGACATAATGGCATACTGGCCAGATTAAAAACAATTAAGAGTGCTGACGCAGATATGATTCGACTCAAAAGCTCAACCAGTCTTTTTCCAGTTGTGCTGGCTCTGGATCAGGTTCAGGATGCCGGAAACTTAGGAGCTCTTTGCAGGACAATGACGGCTTTTGGGGGCATGGGAATAATTACTCCCAAAGATAGAAGTGCTCATCCGGGTGCCGGAGCCATGAAAGCTTCTGCAGGAGCCATGACCCGCATAGATTTGGCTCAGGTCACCAATCTGGCCAGAACACTTGATGATTATAGAGACAATGGATTGTGGATTTATGGAGCAGTAGCCCGTGAGGGTACAAGCTGTTTTGAGATGGAATTTAACTTTCCTGCAGTATTGGTTTTGGGAGGCGAAGAAAAGGGCATCAGACCCAATGTTTTAAAACGCTGTCATGAACAGATACATATACCCATGCCTGGCGGATTTGAATCTCTTAACGTGGCTCAAGCCGGTGCCGTTATTTTAGGACAAATGCTCAGAATGACAACAGTTGCAGGAATATAG
- the aroE gene encoding shikimate dehydrogenase has product MYQAYGVLGYPLGHSLSPYLHNSAFELHNMQRCYFKWEIRQDDLEAFMRSVRILPLSGISVTIPYKENIIKFLDEITPEAQAMGAVNTVYHNNGILVGANTDFIGFMEPIKHLPLHSALVCGAGGAARSVIYGLKKLGLESICLCNRSTGKAAELAQEFKVDHILWEDRHKYEADLLVNTTPLGTSNQNQDLSPWEIKNLPFKVVYDLVYNPLETVLLKQAASNGAVAVSGLSMFVHQAAEQFRIWTNEKMNTEWAEKLLREKLGS; this is encoded by the coding sequence ATGTACCAGGCTTATGGGGTGCTGGGTTACCCCTTGGGACATTCACTGAGTCCTTACCTGCATAATAGTGCTTTTGAGCTTCACAATATGCAGCGTTGCTATTTCAAGTGGGAGATCAGGCAGGATGATCTGGAAGCATTTATGCGTTCAGTGCGCATCCTGCCACTCTCTGGAATCAGTGTCACAATTCCCTATAAAGAAAATATAATAAAGTTCCTGGATGAAATTACTCCTGAAGCTCAAGCAATGGGGGCAGTAAATACTGTATACCATAACAATGGAATACTTGTTGGCGCAAATACCGACTTTATCGGCTTTATGGAGCCAATAAAGCATTTGCCTTTGCATTCAGCCTTAGTCTGTGGAGCTGGAGGAGCTGCTCGATCTGTAATATATGGTCTTAAAAAACTTGGTTTAGAATCCATATGTCTTTGCAACCGCAGCACTGGCAAGGCAGCGGAGCTGGCGCAAGAGTTTAAGGTGGATCATATATTATGGGAAGATCGACACAAATATGAAGCAGATTTGCTGGTGAACACCACCCCCCTCGGTACATCTAATCAAAACCAGGATTTGAGCCCATGGGAAATTAAAAATCTGCCCTTTAAGGTCGTCTATGATCTGGTATACAATCCTTTAGAGACAGTGTTGCTTAAACAGGCTGCATCAAATGGAGCTGTTGCTGTTTCCGGGCTGTCCATGTTTGTTCATCAGGCCGCCGAGCAATTCAGGATATGGACTAATGAGAAAATGAATACAGAATGGGCTGAGAAACTGTTGCGTGAAAAGCTTGGGAGTTGA
- a CDS encoding 2-oxoacid:acceptor oxidoreductase family protein, which produces MGVYNDAIIAGFGGQGVMLIGNLLAYAAMESGLNVTYIPVYGPEMRGGTANCTVVVSDEDIGSPIIKNPLSLIAMNRPSLDKFQPMVQDQGLVIINSSLVDMELADKDRVKTFAVPANEIADKIGNTRMANMVALGAYAAATGIIELDVMQKSLTNVISAHYSHLIPKNAEALAAGAEVIKQAN; this is translated from the coding sequence ATGGGAGTATATAATGACGCGATAATCGCCGGCTTCGGAGGGCAGGGGGTTATGCTGATCGGCAACCTTCTGGCCTATGCCGCCATGGAAAGCGGTCTCAACGTGACATATATACCGGTTTATGGTCCGGAAATGCGCGGTGGCACAGCCAATTGTACAGTAGTTGTTTCAGATGAGGATATCGGTTCTCCCATAATTAAGAATCCGTTAAGCCTGATTGCCATGAACAGACCGTCTCTGGATAAATTTCAGCCCATGGTGCAGGATCAGGGTCTGGTGATCATCAATTCTTCACTCGTGGATATGGAACTTGCCGACAAAGACCGGGTGAAAACATTTGCAGTGCCAGCCAATGAAATTGCTGATAAAATAGGCAATACCCGCATGGCCAATATGGTGGCTCTCGGGGCCTATGCTGCGGCCACAGGCATCATTGAACTGGATGTAATGCAGAAAAGTCTGACCAATGTTATATCAGCCCATTACAGTCACCTTATCCCCAAAAATGCTGAAGCCCTTGCAGCAGGTGCAGAAGTTATCAAACAGGCTAATTAG
- a CDS encoding thiamine pyrophosphate-dependent enzyme encodes MEEVLAYESPRLLADKLSHYCPGCHHGTVHKLVAQCLEELNLGQNTICVGSIGCSVFIYNYLLLDAVEAPHGRAPAVATGVKRSRPDKFVFTYQGDGDLASIGLAEIMHAANRGEKISVVFVNNTVYGMTGGQMAPTTMIGQQTTTCPGGRCAEREGQPMKMAEIMAGLGGVTYSARVAVNNIKNFKKAKKALKKVFEIQMAGKGFGFIEFLASCPTNWRMTSPAANKRLTEEMIPYFPLGVYKDLEGDA; translated from the coding sequence ATGGAAGAAGTTTTAGCTTATGAATCCCCGCGCCTTCTGGCTGACAAGCTCAGCCATTATTGCCCGGGATGTCACCACGGAACAGTACATAAACTTGTTGCCCAATGTCTTGAAGAACTGAACCTTGGCCAGAACACTATTTGTGTTGGATCCATTGGCTGTTCGGTTTTTATATATAATTATCTGCTGCTGGATGCTGTAGAAGCTCCGCATGGACGGGCACCTGCAGTAGCTACCGGAGTCAAGAGAAGCCGTCCTGACAAGTTTGTTTTCACTTATCAGGGTGATGGAGATCTTGCATCCATAGGGCTGGCTGAAATTATGCATGCAGCCAACAGAGGCGAAAAAATATCTGTAGTTTTTGTCAATAATACCGTTTACGGCATGACCGGTGGTCAGATGGCTCCTACCACCATGATCGGTCAGCAAACTACCACCTGTCCCGGAGGCAGATGTGCAGAGCGTGAAGGGCAGCCTATGAAAATGGCAGAGATTATGGCTGGTTTAGGAGGAGTTACTTATTCAGCACGAGTGGCGGTAAATAATATTAAAAACTTTAAGAAAGCCAAAAAAGCCTTGAAAAAGGTTTTTGAAATTCAAATGGCCGGCAAAGGATTTGGTTTTATTGAATTTCTTGCATCATGCCCAACGAACTGGAGAATGACCTCTCCGGCTGCCAATAAAAGGCTTACAGAAGAAATGATTCCGTATTTTCCTCTTGGCGTGTATAAAGACTTAGAAGGAGATGCATAA
- a CDS encoding 3-methyl-2-oxobutanoate dehydrogenase subunit VorB produces MSRIFIKGNIAVSKGALDAGCRCYFGYPITPQNDIPEFMSKAMPETGGEFVQAESEVAAANMLLGAAACGIRAMTSSSSPGMSLKQEALSYMAGSELPGVIVNMNRGGPGLGDIGPSQGDYFQSVKGGGHGDYKLLVLAPGTVQEAYDLTFLAFELAFAYRNPVLILGDAIIAQMQEPITPRDPLAVDPFEGGSWRLEGAMDREPRILKSLHLTDGALAGHNLKLQEKYQRAAKECRYEEFLTEDAELIVVAYGSIGRIVKSTIRKLRKEGIKAGLVRPITLFPFPSAILESLAHQGRKFLTIEHNMGQMVEDVRLSICGYAKSDFFAQLPGNLPTPNDFEKPIRDALRS; encoded by the coding sequence ATGAGTAGAATATTTATCAAAGGGAATATAGCTGTTTCCAAAGGGGCTCTCGATGCTGGATGCAGGTGTTATTTCGGGTATCCCATCACCCCTCAGAATGACATACCAGAGTTTATGTCCAAGGCCATGCCCGAGACAGGAGGAGAGTTTGTGCAGGCGGAAAGCGAAGTTGCTGCAGCCAATATGCTGCTTGGAGCTGCTGCATGCGGAATAAGGGCCATGACGTCTTCTTCAAGCCCAGGCATGTCTTTAAAGCAGGAAGCTCTTTCCTATATGGCAGGAAGTGAACTGCCCGGTGTAATTGTCAATATGAATCGCGGTGGTCCTGGACTGGGAGATATCGGGCCGTCCCAGGGTGATTACTTTCAGTCAGTTAAAGGTGGTGGTCACGGAGATTACAAGCTTTTAGTCCTGGCTCCCGGTACTGTTCAGGAAGCTTATGATCTGACCTTTCTGGCTTTTGAGCTGGCTTTTGCCTACCGCAACCCGGTACTTATTCTGGGAGACGCAATTATTGCGCAAATGCAGGAGCCCATTACTCCCAGGGATCCTCTTGCTGTAGATCCCTTTGAAGGGGGTTCATGGAGGCTTGAAGGTGCCATGGACAGAGAACCCAGAATTCTCAAATCTTTACATCTTACTGATGGAGCTTTGGCCGGGCATAATCTCAAGCTGCAGGAAAAGTATCAAAGAGCAGCGAAAGAGTGTCGCTACGAGGAATTTCTCACAGAAGATGCAGAACTGATTGTTGTTGCTTATGGATCCATCGGACGCATAGTTAAGTCTACCATTCGCAAGCTGCGCAAGGAAGGCATTAAAGCAGGGCTGGTAAGGCCCATCACTTTGTTTCCCTTCCCATCGGCAATACTGGAAAGCCTGGCTCACCAGGGCAGGAAGTTTTTAACTATTGAACATAATATGGGCCAGATGGTTGAAGACGTAAGACTATCTATCTGCGGATATGCCAAAAGTGATTTTTTTGCACAGCTTCCAGGCAATCTGCCTACCCCCAATGATTTTGAAAAACCCATCAGGGATGCTTTGAGGAGTTGA
- a CDS encoding 4Fe-4S dicluster domain-containing protein, whose protein sequence is MSRVVFREERCKGCLLCTEVCPTEILIQSDNFNKQGYKVVCVKNGDMEGCKGCAFCAEICPDEAIIVYRTKKSSKENDLSEEIDE, encoded by the coding sequence ATGTCGCGAGTAGTGTTTCGTGAGGAGAGATGCAAAGGTTGTCTTCTCTGTACCGAGGTTTGCCCTACTGAAATCCTTATTCAGTCGGACAATTTCAATAAGCAGGGATACAAAGTTGTTTGCGTCAAGAATGGTGACATGGAAGGATGCAAAGGTTGCGCCTTTTGTGCAGAAATCTGTCCGGATGAAGCAATTATTGTTTACCGGACCAAAAAGAGTTCCAAGGAAAATGATCTGTCGGAGGAAATAGATGAGTAG